A window of Cryptomeria japonica chromosome 3, Sugi_1.0, whole genome shotgun sequence contains these coding sequences:
- the LOC131067001 gene encoding probable glutathione S-transferase parC, with protein sequence MASEEQVKLLLIRSSPFAMSCALALNHKGVKFEVVEEKFPNKSELLLKANPVYKQVPVLLHNGSSISQSLVIVEYIQEAWPDPSLLPQSPYERALARFWADYINNKFIETGLKLMKKFGEEHETARKDIVQQFVTLEKGMIGEGPFFMGGRMSLVDVALVPLVPWMASFETLGELKFPDAEQCGRMHRWLAAMRENSNVIASVPDSDWLLSYTIKLRGYISEHFPGGV encoded by the exons ATGGCATCGGAAGAGCAGGTGAAGCTCTTGCTCATAAGATCCAGTCCCTTTGCAATGAGCTGCGCTCTTGCTCTCAATCACAAGGGAGTAAAATTTGAGGTTGTGGAGGAGAAATTCCCCAATAAAAGCGAGCTGCTCCTCAAAGCAAATCCTGTATACAAGCAGGTCCCTGTTCTTCTCCACAATGGAAGCTCAATTTCTCAATCTCTGGTCATCGTCGAATACATTCAGGAAGCCTGGCCAGATCCTTCTCTGCTCCCGCAATCGCCCTACGAAAGAGCTCTTGCCCGATTCTGGGCCGATTACATTAACAATAAG TTCATAGAAACTGGGCTGAAGTTGATGAAGAAATTCGGGGAAGAGCATGAAACCGCACGGAAAGATATTGTGCAGCAGTTTGTGACTCTGGAAAAGGGCATGATCGGCGAAGGCCCCTTTTTCATGGGCGGCAGGATGAGCTTGGTGGATGTTGCTCTGGTGCCCCTGGTTCCATGGATGGCCTCTTTTGAGACTCTCGGAGAGTTGAAATTCCCTGATGCGGAGCAGTGCGGTCGTATGCACCGCTGGCTGGCCGCCATGCGGGAAAATTCAAATGTTATAGCTTCTGTTCCTGATTCTGACTGGTTATTGAGTTACACCATCAAGCTACGAGGCTATATCTCAGAGCACTTTCCAGGAGGAGTGTAG